One Mesoplodon densirostris isolate mMesDen1 chromosome X, mMesDen1 primary haplotype, whole genome shotgun sequence genomic region harbors:
- the TBC1D25 gene encoding TBC1 domain family member 25, with protein MATASGSSDLAGSGAPPPGGGAQAAAEEEEREVVRVRVKKCESFLPPDFRSFAVDPQITSLDVLQHILIRAFDLNGKKNFGISYLGRDRLGQEAYLSLLSDWDLSTAFATASKPYLQLRVDIRPTEDSPLLEDWDIISPKDVIGSDVLLAEKRSSLTTAALPFTQSILSQVGRTLSKVQQVLSWSYGEDVKPFKPPLSDAEFHTYLNHEGQLSRPEELRLRIYHGGVEPSLRKVVWRYLLNVYPDGLTGRERMDYMKRKSREYEQLKSEWAQRASPEDLEFIRSTVLKDVLRTDRAHPYFAGPEDGPHLRALHDLLTTYAVTHPQVSYCQGMSDLASPILAVMDHEGHAFVCFCGIMKRLAANFHPDGRAMATKFAHLKLLLRHADPDFYQYLQEAGADDLFFCYRWLLLELKREFAFDDALRMLEVTWSSLPPDPPEHEVELVGPPSLVADTGFGGHRGRPVRQRHMLRPAGGGGDAFEDAVDHLAATSQGPGGGGRLLRQASLDDLQQLRDNTGPRRDLLVQLPHPAALISSKSVSEPLLNSSDPLLSSSSHPDSPSSSSPPSTQDASPTGDVAAGSPLMPEVGSPQDPGKSLPPPPPLGLPPPQEFGRGNPFMLFLCLAILLEHRDHIMRNGLDYNELAMHFDRLVRKHHLGRVLRRAKALFADYLQSEVWDSEEGAEATAPS; from the exons ATGGCGACGGCCTCTGGATCCTCGGACTTGGCCGGCTCCGGAGCGCCCCCGCCTGGTGGGGGAGCCCAAGCGGCAGCTGAGGAGGAAGAGCGAGAGGTGGTGCGGGTCCGAGTCAAG AAATGTGAGAGCTTCTTGCCACCTGATTTTCGCTCTTTTGCTGTGGACCCCCAGATCACCTCACTCGATGTGTTACAGCACATCCTCATCCGAGCCTTTGACTTGAACGG GAAGAAGAATTTTGGTATCAGCTACCTGGGCCGGGATCGGCTGGGGCAGGAAGCTTATCTCTCACTCCTATCTGACTGGGACCTCAGCACGGCCTTCGCCACCGCCTCCAAACCTTACCTGCAGTTGCGTGTAGATATTCGGCCCACTGAGGATA GCCCGCTGCTGGAAGACTGGGACATAATCAGCCCCAAGGATGTCATTGGCTCCGACGTGCTGCTGGCTGAGAAGCGGTCATCGCTGACGACAGCTGCCCTGCCCTTCACACAGTCCATCCTCTCTCAG GTGGGCCGCACCTTGTCCAAGGTCCAGCAGGTGCTGAGCTGGTCATATGGGGAAGACGTCAAGCCCTTCAAGCCTCCCCTGAGCGATGCAGAGTTTCACACATACCTGAACCACGAGGGCCAGCTCTCGCGCCCCGAGGAGTTGCGCCTGCGGATCTACCATGGTGGTGTTGAGCCCTCCCTGCGAAAG GTGGTGTGGAGGTACCTTCTGAACGTGTACCCAGACGGGCTGACAGGCCGCGAGCGGATGGACTACATGAAACGCAAGAGCCGCGAGTATGAGCAGCTCAAGAGCGAGTGGGCCCAGCGGGCGAGCCCCGAGGACCTGGAGTTCATCCGCAGCACGGTCCTCAAGGACGTGCTGCGTACCGACCGGGCCCACCCCTACTTCGCGGGGCCCGAGGACGGCCCACACCTGCGGGCTCTGCACGACCTGCTCACCACTTACGCCGTTACCCACCCACAGGTGTCCTACTGCCAGGGCATGAGTGACCTGGCCTCGCCCATCCTTGCCGTCATGGACCATGAGGGCCATGCCTTCGTCTGCTTTTGTGGCATCATGAAGCGCCTGGCTGCGAACTTCCACCCTGATGGCCGCGCCATGGCCACCAAGTTTGCTCACCTCAAGCTGCTGCTGCGACACGCCGACCCTGACTTCTACCAATACTTGCAGGAAGCCGGTGCTGACGACCTCTTCTTCTGTTACCGCTGGCTGCTGCTCGAGCTCAAGCGCGAGTTCGCCTTTGATGACGCTCTCCGCATGCTGGAGGTCACCTGGAGCTCGCTGCCCCCCGACCCTCCCGAGCATGAGGTAGAGCTCGTGGGCCCCCCCAGCCTGGTGGCAGACACTGGCTTTGGGGGCCACAGGGGACGGCCCGTGCGGCAGAGGCACATGCTGAGGCCCGCCGGTGGAGGAGGTGATGCTTTTGAAGATGCTGTTGACCACTTGGCCGCCACCAGCCAGGGGCCTGGTGGCGGGGGGCGTCTCCTGAGACAGGCCAGTCTGGATGACCTCCAGCAACTCAGGGATAACACAGGCCCCAGGAGGGACCTCCTCGTCCAGCTGCCCCACCCAGCTGCCCTCATCAGCTCCAAGTCTGTCTCTGAGCCCTTGCTGAACTCCTCAGACCCACtgctttcctcctcttcccacccTGATTCCCCATCGTCTTCATCTCCACCATCCACCCAGGACGCCTCTCCCACTGGTGACGTGGCTGCAGGATCCCCCTTGATGCCAGAGGTGGGCTCCCCACAAGACCCTGGGAAGTCCctgccacctccacccccactgggcctgccccCGCCCCAGGAGTTTGGCCGAGGGAACCCATTCATGCTCTTCCTGTGCCTCGCCATCCTGCTGGAGCACCGCGACCACATCATGCGCAACGGGCTGGATTACAACGAGCTGGCCATGCACTTTGACCGCCTCGTGCGAAAACACCACCTGGGGCGCGTCCTACGCCGGGCCAAGGCTCTCTTCGCTGATTACCTGCAGTCAGAGGTGTGGGACTCAGAGGAGGGGGCCGAGGCCACAGCCCCATCTTGA
- the EBP gene encoding 3-beta-hydroxysteroid-Delta(8),Delta(7)-isomerase, with translation MTTNASPVHPYWPRHLRLDNFVPNDCPTWHLLAGLFSISGVLVVTTWLLSGHAAVIPLGTWRRLSLCWFAVCGFIHLVIEGWFSLYHEDLLGDQAILSQLWKEYAKGDSRYILNDSFMICMETITACLWGPLSLWVVIAFLRQQPLRFVLQLVVSVGQIYGDVLYFLTEHREGFQHGELGHPLYFWFYFVFLNALWLVLPGILVLDSIKQLARAQSTLDTRATKAKSKQN, from the exons ATGACCACCAATGCCAGCCCCGTGCACCCATACTGGCCCCGGCATCTGAGGCTGGACAACTTTGTGCCTAATGACTGCCCCACCTGGCATCTCCTGGCTGGCCTCTTCTCCATCTctggggtcttagttgtgaccaCATGGCTGTTGTCAGGTCATGCTGCGGTCATCCCACTGGGGACTTGGCGGAGACTGTCCCTGTGCTGGTTTGCAGTGTGTGGGTTCATTCACTTGGTGATTGAGGGCTGGTTCAGCCTCTACCACGAGGACCTTCTCGGAGACCAAGCCATCTTGTCTCAACTCT GGAAAGAGTATGCCAAGGGAGACAGCCGATACATCCT GAATGATAGCTTCATGATATGCATGGAGACCATCACAGCTTGCTTGTGGGGACCACTCAGCCTATGGGTGGTGATCGCCTTTCTCCGCCAGCAGCCCCTCCGCTTTGTCCTACAGCTTGTGGTCTCTGTGG GTCAGATATACGGGGATGTGCTATATTTCCTGACAGAGCACCGTGAGGGATTCCAGCATGGGGAGCTGGGCCACCCGCTGTACTTCTGGTTTTACTTTGTCTTTTTGAACGCCCTGTGGCTGGTGCTGCCCGGAATCCTCGTGCTTGATTCTATAAAGCAACTGGCTCGTGCCCAGAGCACGCTGGACACCAGAGCCACAAAAGCCAAGAGCAAGCAGAACTAA
- the PORCN gene encoding protein-serine O-palmitoleoyltransferase porcupine isoform X3: protein MATFSRQEFFQQLLQGCLLPTAQQGLDQIWLLLAICLACRLLWRLGLPSYLKHASTVAGGFFSLYHFFQLHMVWVVLLSLLCYLVLFLCRHSSHRGVFLSVTILIYLLMGEMHMVDTVTWHKMRGAQMIVAMKAVSLGFDLDRGEVGAVPSPVEFMGYLYFVGTIVFGPWISFHSYLQAVQGRPLSRRWLQKVARSLALALLCLVLSTCVGPYLFPYFIPLDGDRLLRNKKRKARGTMVRWLRAYESAVSFHFSNYFVGFLSEATATLAGAGFTEEKDHLEWDLTVSKPLNVELPRSMVEVVTSWNLPMSYWLNNYVFKNALRLGTFSAVLVTYAASALLHGFSFHLAAVLLSLAFITYVEHVLRKRLARILSACILSKRCPPDCSHQHRLGLGVRALNLLFGALAIFHLAYLGSLFDVDVDDTTEEQVGFRRKRPPTLALPTSSTPDWVSTNSENGTNA, encoded by the exons ATGGCCACCTTCAGCCGCCAGGAATTTTTCCAGCAGCTGCTGCAGGGCTGTCTCCTGCCTACTGCCCAGCAGGGCCTTGACCAGATCTGGCTGCTCCTTGCCATCTGCCTCGCCTGCCGCCTCCTGTGGAGGCTTG GGTTGCCATCCTACCTGAAGCATGCAAGCACCGTGGCAGGCGGGTTCTTCAGCCTCTACCACTTCTTCCAGCTGCACATGGTTTGGGTCGTGCTGCTCAGCCTCCTGTGCTACCTCGTGCTGTTCCTCTGCCGACATTCCTCCCATCGCGGCGTCTTCCTCTCCGTCACCATCCTCATCTACCTACTCATGGG TGAGATGCACATGGTGGACACCGTGACATGGCACAAGATGAGAG GGGCCCAGATGATTGTGGCCATGAAGGCGGTGTCTCTGGGCTTCGACCTGGACCGGGGTGAGGTGGGTGCAGTACCCTCGCCCGTGGAGTTCATGGGCTACCTCTACTTCGTGGGCACCATCGTCTTTGGGCCCTGGATATCCTTCCACAGCTACCTACAGGCCGTCCAAGGCCGCCCGCTG AGCCGCCGATGGCTGCAGAAGGTGGCCCGGAGTCTGGCGCTGGCCCTGCTGTGCCTTGTGCTGTCCACCTGTGTGGGCCCCTACCTCTTCCCGTACTTCATCCCCCTTGATGGTGACCGCCTCCTTCGCAA CAAGAAACGCAAAGCCAG GGGCACCATGGTAAG GTGGCTGCGAGCCTATGAGAGTGCTGTCTCCTTCCACTTCAGCAACTATTTTGTGGGCTTTCTGTCCGAGGCCACAGCCACGTTGGCGGGGGCTGGCTTCACCGAGGAGAAGGATCACCTGGAAtg GGACCTGACGGTCTCTAAGCCACTGAACGTGGAGCTGCCCCGGTCCATGGTGGAAGTTGTCACAAGCTGGAACCTGCCCATGTCTTATTGGCTAAATAACT ATGTTTTCAAGAATGCTCTCCGCCTGGGGACCTTCTCAGCTGTGCTGGTCACCTATGCAGCCAGCGCCCTCCTGCAC ggcttcaGCTTCCACCTGGCTGCGGTGCTGCTGTCCCTGGCGTTTATCACTTACGTGGAGCACG TCCTCCGAAAGCGCCTGGCTCGGATCCTCAGTGCCTGCATCTTGTCGAAACGGTGCCCACCAGACTGTTCACACCAGCATCGCTTG GGCCTGGGGGTGCGAGCCTTAAACCTGCTCTTTGGGGCCCTGGCCATCTTCCACCTGGCCTACCTGGGCTCCCTGTTCGATGTTGATGTGGACGACACCACAGAGGAGCAG GTTGGCTTCCGCCGAAAACGCCCACCAACCTTGGCCCTCCCAACCTCTTCCACGCCTGACTGGGTCTCAACCAACAGCGAAAATGGTACCAACGCGTGA
- the PORCN gene encoding protein-serine O-palmitoleoyltransferase porcupine isoform X4, with the protein MATFSRQEFFQQLLQGCLLPTAQQGLDQIWLLLAICLACRLLWRLGLPSYLKHASTVAGGFFSLYHFFQLHMVWVVLLSLLCYLVLFLCRHSSHRGVFLSVTILIYLLMGEMHMVDTVTWHKMRGAQMIVAMKAVSLGFDLDRGEVGAVPSPVEFMGYLYFVGTIVFGPWISFHSYLQAVQGRPLSRRWLQKVARSLALALLCLVLSTCVGPYLFPYFIPLDGDRLLRKGTMVRWLRAYESAVSFHFSNYFVGFLSEATATLAGAGFTEEKDHLEWDLTVSKPLNVELPRSMVEVVTSWNLPMSYWLNNYVFKNALRLGTFSAVLVTYAASALLHGFSFHLAAVLLSLAFITYVEHVLRKRLARILSACILSKRCPPDCSHQHRLGLGVRALNLLFGALAIFHLAYLGSLFDVDVDDTTEEQGYGMAYTVHKWSELSWASHWVTFGCWIFYRLIG; encoded by the exons ATGGCCACCTTCAGCCGCCAGGAATTTTTCCAGCAGCTGCTGCAGGGCTGTCTCCTGCCTACTGCCCAGCAGGGCCTTGACCAGATCTGGCTGCTCCTTGCCATCTGCCTCGCCTGCCGCCTCCTGTGGAGGCTTG GGTTGCCATCCTACCTGAAGCATGCAAGCACCGTGGCAGGCGGGTTCTTCAGCCTCTACCACTTCTTCCAGCTGCACATGGTTTGGGTCGTGCTGCTCAGCCTCCTGTGCTACCTCGTGCTGTTCCTCTGCCGACATTCCTCCCATCGCGGCGTCTTCCTCTCCGTCACCATCCTCATCTACCTACTCATGGG TGAGATGCACATGGTGGACACCGTGACATGGCACAAGATGAGAG GGGCCCAGATGATTGTGGCCATGAAGGCGGTGTCTCTGGGCTTCGACCTGGACCGGGGTGAGGTGGGTGCAGTACCCTCGCCCGTGGAGTTCATGGGCTACCTCTACTTCGTGGGCACCATCGTCTTTGGGCCCTGGATATCCTTCCACAGCTACCTACAGGCCGTCCAAGGCCGCCCGCTG AGCCGCCGATGGCTGCAGAAGGTGGCCCGGAGTCTGGCGCTGGCCCTGCTGTGCCTTGTGCTGTCCACCTGTGTGGGCCCCTACCTCTTCCCGTACTTCATCCCCCTTGATGGTGACCGCCTCCTTCGCAA GGGCACCATGGTAAG GTGGCTGCGAGCCTATGAGAGTGCTGTCTCCTTCCACTTCAGCAACTATTTTGTGGGCTTTCTGTCCGAGGCCACAGCCACGTTGGCGGGGGCTGGCTTCACCGAGGAGAAGGATCACCTGGAAtg GGACCTGACGGTCTCTAAGCCACTGAACGTGGAGCTGCCCCGGTCCATGGTGGAAGTTGTCACAAGCTGGAACCTGCCCATGTCTTATTGGCTAAATAACT ATGTTTTCAAGAATGCTCTCCGCCTGGGGACCTTCTCAGCTGTGCTGGTCACCTATGCAGCCAGCGCCCTCCTGCAC ggcttcaGCTTCCACCTGGCTGCGGTGCTGCTGTCCCTGGCGTTTATCACTTACGTGGAGCACG TCCTCCGAAAGCGCCTGGCTCGGATCCTCAGTGCCTGCATCTTGTCGAAACGGTGCCCACCAGACTGTTCACACCAGCATCGCTTG GGCCTGGGGGTGCGAGCCTTAAACCTGCTCTTTGGGGCCCTGGCCATCTTCCACCTGGCCTACCTGGGCTCCCTGTTCGATGTTGATGTGGACGACACCACAGAGGAGCAG GGCTACGGCATGGCATACACTGTCCACAAATGGTCAGAGCTCAGCTGGGCCAGTCACTGGGTCACTTTTGGATGCTGGATCTTCTACCGTCTCATAGGCTGA
- the PORCN gene encoding protein-serine O-palmitoleoyltransferase porcupine isoform X2, whose translation MATFSRQEFFQQLLQGCLLPTAQQGLDQIWLLLAICLACRLLWRLGLPSYLKHASTVAGGFFSLYHFFQLHMVWVVLLSLLCYLVLFLCRHSSHRGVFLSVTILIYLLMGEMHMVDTVTWHKMRGAQMIVAMKAVSLGFDLDRGEVGAVPSPVEFMGYLYFVGTIVFGPWISFHSYLQAVQGRPLSRRWLQKVARSLALALLCLVLSTCVGPYLFPYFIPLDGDRLLRNKKRKARGTMVRWLRAYESAVSFHFSNYFVGFLSEATATLAGAGFTEEKDHLEWDLTVSKPLNVELPRSMVEVVTSWNLPMSYWLNNYVFKNALRLGTFSAVLVTYAASALLHGFSFHLAAVLLSLAFITYVEHVLRKRLARILSACILSKRCPPDCSHQHRLGLGVRALNLLFGALAIFHLAYLGSLFDVDVDDTTEEQGYGMAYTVHKWSELSWASHWVTFGCWIFYRLIG comes from the exons ATGGCCACCTTCAGCCGCCAGGAATTTTTCCAGCAGCTGCTGCAGGGCTGTCTCCTGCCTACTGCCCAGCAGGGCCTTGACCAGATCTGGCTGCTCCTTGCCATCTGCCTCGCCTGCCGCCTCCTGTGGAGGCTTG GGTTGCCATCCTACCTGAAGCATGCAAGCACCGTGGCAGGCGGGTTCTTCAGCCTCTACCACTTCTTCCAGCTGCACATGGTTTGGGTCGTGCTGCTCAGCCTCCTGTGCTACCTCGTGCTGTTCCTCTGCCGACATTCCTCCCATCGCGGCGTCTTCCTCTCCGTCACCATCCTCATCTACCTACTCATGGG TGAGATGCACATGGTGGACACCGTGACATGGCACAAGATGAGAG GGGCCCAGATGATTGTGGCCATGAAGGCGGTGTCTCTGGGCTTCGACCTGGACCGGGGTGAGGTGGGTGCAGTACCCTCGCCCGTGGAGTTCATGGGCTACCTCTACTTCGTGGGCACCATCGTCTTTGGGCCCTGGATATCCTTCCACAGCTACCTACAGGCCGTCCAAGGCCGCCCGCTG AGCCGCCGATGGCTGCAGAAGGTGGCCCGGAGTCTGGCGCTGGCCCTGCTGTGCCTTGTGCTGTCCACCTGTGTGGGCCCCTACCTCTTCCCGTACTTCATCCCCCTTGATGGTGACCGCCTCCTTCGCAA CAAGAAACGCAAAGCCAG GGGCACCATGGTAAG GTGGCTGCGAGCCTATGAGAGTGCTGTCTCCTTCCACTTCAGCAACTATTTTGTGGGCTTTCTGTCCGAGGCCACAGCCACGTTGGCGGGGGCTGGCTTCACCGAGGAGAAGGATCACCTGGAAtg GGACCTGACGGTCTCTAAGCCACTGAACGTGGAGCTGCCCCGGTCCATGGTGGAAGTTGTCACAAGCTGGAACCTGCCCATGTCTTATTGGCTAAATAACT ATGTTTTCAAGAATGCTCTCCGCCTGGGGACCTTCTCAGCTGTGCTGGTCACCTATGCAGCCAGCGCCCTCCTGCAC ggcttcaGCTTCCACCTGGCTGCGGTGCTGCTGTCCCTGGCGTTTATCACTTACGTGGAGCACG TCCTCCGAAAGCGCCTGGCTCGGATCCTCAGTGCCTGCATCTTGTCGAAACGGTGCCCACCAGACTGTTCACACCAGCATCGCTTG GGCCTGGGGGTGCGAGCCTTAAACCTGCTCTTTGGGGCCCTGGCCATCTTCCACCTGGCCTACCTGGGCTCCCTGTTCGATGTTGATGTGGACGACACCACAGAGGAGCAG GGCTACGGCATGGCATACACTGTCCACAAATGGTCAGAGCTCAGCTGGGCCAGTCACTGGGTCACTTTTGGATGCTGGATCTTCTACCGTCTCATAGGCTGA
- the PORCN gene encoding protein-serine O-palmitoleoyltransferase porcupine isoform X5 gives MATFSRQEFFQQLLQGCLLPTAQQGLDQIWLLLAICLACRLLWRLGLPSYLKHASTVAGGFFSLYHFFQLHMVWVVLLSLLCYLVLFLCRHSSHRGVFLSVTILIYLLMGEMHMVDTVTWHKMRGAQMIVAMKAVSLGFDLDRGEVGAVPSPVEFMGYLYFVGTIVFGPWISFHSYLQAVQGRPLSRRWLQKVARSLALALLCLVLSTCVGPYLFPYFIPLDGDRLLRKWLRAYESAVSFHFSNYFVGFLSEATATLAGAGFTEEKDHLEWDLTVSKPLNVELPRSMVEVVTSWNLPMSYWLNNYVFKNALRLGTFSAVLVTYAASALLHGFSFHLAAVLLSLAFITYVEHVLRKRLARILSACILSKRCPPDCSHQHRLGLGVRALNLLFGALAIFHLAYLGSLFDVDVDDTTEEQGYGMAYTVHKWSELSWASHWVTFGCWIFYRLIG, from the exons ATGGCCACCTTCAGCCGCCAGGAATTTTTCCAGCAGCTGCTGCAGGGCTGTCTCCTGCCTACTGCCCAGCAGGGCCTTGACCAGATCTGGCTGCTCCTTGCCATCTGCCTCGCCTGCCGCCTCCTGTGGAGGCTTG GGTTGCCATCCTACCTGAAGCATGCAAGCACCGTGGCAGGCGGGTTCTTCAGCCTCTACCACTTCTTCCAGCTGCACATGGTTTGGGTCGTGCTGCTCAGCCTCCTGTGCTACCTCGTGCTGTTCCTCTGCCGACATTCCTCCCATCGCGGCGTCTTCCTCTCCGTCACCATCCTCATCTACCTACTCATGGG TGAGATGCACATGGTGGACACCGTGACATGGCACAAGATGAGAG GGGCCCAGATGATTGTGGCCATGAAGGCGGTGTCTCTGGGCTTCGACCTGGACCGGGGTGAGGTGGGTGCAGTACCCTCGCCCGTGGAGTTCATGGGCTACCTCTACTTCGTGGGCACCATCGTCTTTGGGCCCTGGATATCCTTCCACAGCTACCTACAGGCCGTCCAAGGCCGCCCGCTG AGCCGCCGATGGCTGCAGAAGGTGGCCCGGAGTCTGGCGCTGGCCCTGCTGTGCCTTGTGCTGTCCACCTGTGTGGGCCCCTACCTCTTCCCGTACTTCATCCCCCTTGATGGTGACCGCCTCCTTCGCAA GTGGCTGCGAGCCTATGAGAGTGCTGTCTCCTTCCACTTCAGCAACTATTTTGTGGGCTTTCTGTCCGAGGCCACAGCCACGTTGGCGGGGGCTGGCTTCACCGAGGAGAAGGATCACCTGGAAtg GGACCTGACGGTCTCTAAGCCACTGAACGTGGAGCTGCCCCGGTCCATGGTGGAAGTTGTCACAAGCTGGAACCTGCCCATGTCTTATTGGCTAAATAACT ATGTTTTCAAGAATGCTCTCCGCCTGGGGACCTTCTCAGCTGTGCTGGTCACCTATGCAGCCAGCGCCCTCCTGCAC ggcttcaGCTTCCACCTGGCTGCGGTGCTGCTGTCCCTGGCGTTTATCACTTACGTGGAGCACG TCCTCCGAAAGCGCCTGGCTCGGATCCTCAGTGCCTGCATCTTGTCGAAACGGTGCCCACCAGACTGTTCACACCAGCATCGCTTG GGCCTGGGGGTGCGAGCCTTAAACCTGCTCTTTGGGGCCCTGGCCATCTTCCACCTGGCCTACCTGGGCTCCCTGTTCGATGTTGATGTGGACGACACCACAGAGGAGCAG GGCTACGGCATGGCATACACTGTCCACAAATGGTCAGAGCTCAGCTGGGCCAGTCACTGGGTCACTTTTGGATGCTGGATCTTCTACCGTCTCATAGGCTGA
- the PORCN gene encoding protein-serine O-palmitoleoyltransferase porcupine isoform X1 — MVWVVLLSLLCYLVLFLCRHSSHRGVFLSVTILIYLLMGEMHMVDTVTWHKMRGAQMIVAMKAVSLGFDLDRGEVGAVPSPVEFMGYLYFVGTIVFGPWISFHSYLQAVQGRPLSRRWLQKVARSLALALLCLVLSTCVGPYLFPYFIPLDGDRLLRNKKRKARGTMVRWLRAYESAVSFHFSNYFVGFLSEATATLAGAGFTEEKDHLEWDLTVSKPLNVELPRSMVEVVTSWNLPMSYWLNNYVFKNALRLGTFSAVLVTYAASALLHGFSFHLAAVLLSLAFITYVEHVLRKRLARILSACILSKRCPPDCSHQHRLGLGVRALNLLFGALAIFHLAYLGSLFDVDVDDTTEEQGYGMAYTVHKWSELSWASHWVTFGCWIFYRLIG; from the exons ATGGTTTGGGTCGTGCTGCTCAGCCTCCTGTGCTACCTCGTGCTGTTCCTCTGCCGACATTCCTCCCATCGCGGCGTCTTCCTCTCCGTCACCATCCTCATCTACCTACTCATGGG TGAGATGCACATGGTGGACACCGTGACATGGCACAAGATGAGAG GGGCCCAGATGATTGTGGCCATGAAGGCGGTGTCTCTGGGCTTCGACCTGGACCGGGGTGAGGTGGGTGCAGTACCCTCGCCCGTGGAGTTCATGGGCTACCTCTACTTCGTGGGCACCATCGTCTTTGGGCCCTGGATATCCTTCCACAGCTACCTACAGGCCGTCCAAGGCCGCCCGCTG AGCCGCCGATGGCTGCAGAAGGTGGCCCGGAGTCTGGCGCTGGCCCTGCTGTGCCTTGTGCTGTCCACCTGTGTGGGCCCCTACCTCTTCCCGTACTTCATCCCCCTTGATGGTGACCGCCTCCTTCGCAA CAAGAAACGCAAAGCCAG GGGCACCATGGTAAG GTGGCTGCGAGCCTATGAGAGTGCTGTCTCCTTCCACTTCAGCAACTATTTTGTGGGCTTTCTGTCCGAGGCCACAGCCACGTTGGCGGGGGCTGGCTTCACCGAGGAGAAGGATCACCTGGAAtg GGACCTGACGGTCTCTAAGCCACTGAACGTGGAGCTGCCCCGGTCCATGGTGGAAGTTGTCACAAGCTGGAACCTGCCCATGTCTTATTGGCTAAATAACT ATGTTTTCAAGAATGCTCTCCGCCTGGGGACCTTCTCAGCTGTGCTGGTCACCTATGCAGCCAGCGCCCTCCTGCAC ggcttcaGCTTCCACCTGGCTGCGGTGCTGCTGTCCCTGGCGTTTATCACTTACGTGGAGCACG TCCTCCGAAAGCGCCTGGCTCGGATCCTCAGTGCCTGCATCTTGTCGAAACGGTGCCCACCAGACTGTTCACACCAGCATCGCTTG GGCCTGGGGGTGCGAGCCTTAAACCTGCTCTTTGGGGCCCTGGCCATCTTCCACCTGGCCTACCTGGGCTCCCTGTTCGATGTTGATGTGGACGACACCACAGAGGAGCAG GGCTACGGCATGGCATACACTGTCCACAAATGGTCAGAGCTCAGCTGGGCCAGTCACTGGGTCACTTTTGGATGCTGGATCTTCTACCGTCTCATAGGCTGA